From a single Arachnia propionica genomic region:
- a CDS encoding substrate-binding domain-containing protein: MKTLSKWLAATLAVGITAALGACADNRPPVSIGLITKQETNPYWVTLRTVAEDSARKAGATLTTATGSSDVDVEAQRTALKEMVDKGVNGILITPTNSTALAAEIQAARDKGVTVIALDTPMEPQETTNAYFGTDNKRAGELIGRYARAKSDELGLSPQIMMLNLSPGITSGENRSAGFQEGFNIPADSGWVVEQANIEGDRGLAQQAMTEALTKNPNINVVYAVNEPAAQGAVDALKSAGKDLAKTVVVAVDGGCEAMKNSVRPGDIDATAMQFPQNMAREGVEAIVAKVREGREPSGYLATGTELVTGSPAPGITVKNVEYGVRTCWGG; encoded by the coding sequence ATGAAAACCCTGTCGAAGTGGCTGGCCGCCACCCTGGCCGTCGGCATCACTGCCGCCCTGGGGGCCTGCGCCGACAACCGGCCACCAGTCAGCATCGGGCTCATCACGAAACAGGAGACGAATCCCTACTGGGTGACGTTGCGCACGGTGGCCGAGGATTCGGCCCGCAAGGCCGGGGCCACCCTCACCACTGCGACGGGCAGCAGCGACGTCGACGTTGAAGCGCAGCGCACGGCCCTGAAGGAGATGGTGGACAAGGGGGTCAACGGCATCCTCATCACCCCGACGAACTCGACCGCCCTGGCCGCCGAGATCCAGGCCGCACGCGACAAGGGCGTCACCGTGATCGCCCTCGACACCCCCATGGAGCCGCAGGAGACCACGAACGCCTACTTCGGCACCGACAACAAGCGGGCCGGGGAACTGATCGGTCGCTACGCCCGGGCCAAGAGCGACGAACTCGGGTTGAGCCCGCAGATCATGATGCTGAACCTTTCACCCGGCATCACCTCGGGTGAGAATCGAAGCGCCGGTTTCCAGGAGGGCTTCAACATCCCCGCCGACTCGGGCTGGGTGGTGGAACAGGCCAACATCGAAGGAGATCGGGGCCTGGCACAGCAGGCGATGACGGAGGCCCTGACGAAGAACCCGAACATCAACGTGGTCTACGCGGTCAACGAACCCGCCGCGCAGGGCGCCGTCGACGCGTTGAAGTCGGCGGGCAAGGATCTGGCGAAGACCGTGGTGGTCGCCGTCGACGGTGGCTGCGAGGCCATGAAGAATTCGGTGCGCCCTGGAGACATCGACGCCACGGCCATGCAATTCCCGCAGAACATGGCACGCGAGGGTGTCGAGGCAATCGTTGCGAAGGTGCGGGAGGGACGCGAACCATCGGGCTACCTTGCTACTGGCACCGAATTGGTCACCGGCTCACCCGCACCGGGCATCACGGTGAAGAACGTCGAATACGGCGTGCGTACTTGCTGGGGCGGCTAG
- a CDS encoding ribokinase yields MGIDVLVVGSVNEDIVVSVERLPGPGETLLASEFALSCGGKGANQAVAAARDGVRVAMVGSVGDDDAGGRQGAALDGAGLDTRWLRRLTGVPTGTAFIQVDSRGENTIVVVQGANAHVTLPVGDVEPRVVVTQNEIPPAAQQEAVALAARTGARLVINAAPAPESPPPWYGAADPLVVNEHEAAQLTTSDETGAELLRRLRERTGARSVVMTLGERGALVDDGTEVHAIPPVVVEQVVDATGAGDTFVGVLAARLARGDAVVAAASAANRCAAKAVTWSGARPPAD; encoded by the coding sequence ATGGGTATCGATGTGCTGGTCGTGGGATCCGTGAACGAGGACATCGTGGTGTCCGTGGAGCGGCTCCCGGGCCCCGGGGAGACGCTCCTGGCCTCCGAGTTCGCGCTCTCGTGCGGCGGCAAGGGGGCCAATCAGGCCGTCGCCGCGGCCCGCGACGGGGTTCGGGTCGCAATGGTCGGTTCCGTCGGCGATGACGATGCAGGAGGTCGCCAGGGTGCGGCCCTTGACGGAGCGGGCCTGGACACCCGGTGGTTGCGGCGGCTGACCGGCGTTCCCACCGGCACCGCATTCATCCAGGTGGATTCGCGGGGGGAGAACACGATAGTCGTCGTCCAGGGAGCCAACGCCCACGTCACTCTTCCGGTCGGTGACGTCGAACCCCGGGTCGTCGTGACGCAGAACGAGATACCACCGGCTGCTCAGCAGGAAGCGGTCGCACTCGCCGCCCGCACCGGGGCGCGGCTGGTGATCAACGCCGCCCCCGCGCCCGAGAGCCCGCCACCCTGGTACGGCGCCGCGGATCCCCTCGTCGTCAACGAACACGAGGCGGCGCAGCTGACGACCTCGGATGAGACCGGTGCCGAGCTGCTCCGCCGGCTGCGGGAACGAACCGGTGCCCGGAGCGTCGTGATGACCCTCGGGGAACGCGGTGCTCTTGTCGACGACGGAACCGAGGTGCACGCGATCCCGCCGGTGGTCGTGGAGCAGGTCGTCGACGCCACTGGAGCGGGGGACACCTTCGTTGGTGTCCTGGCGGCTCGTCTGGCTCGGGGCGACGCGGTGGTGGCGGCGGCCTCTGCGGCGAACAGGTGTGCCGCGAAGGCCGTCACGTGGTCGGGGGCCCGCCCACCCGCCGACTGA
- a CDS encoding folate-binding protein — translation MSAILVEDGVDAGLVWHHGNPVAEARAIEAGEAVVDLSNRDVLEITGADRLGWLHSLTSQHLESLEPGSSVEALVLSPNGHVEHVLAGVDDGTRMLAWTEPGRAAALVDFLTSMRFTMRVEVRPRDDLRLAWVGNDVEIPGEWIHRPALGGREVFRPADAPLPEGRPAGTWAFDAHRIASGTPRIFVDTDARTIPNEIGLFGTHLDKGCYRGQETVARVHNLGRPPRRLTLLHLDGTAEALPAVGSALEVGGRSVGFVGSSARHHELGPIALALVKRATPLDATLTVDGIAAAQEVLVDPEVGLHFRATLR, via the coding sequence GTGAGCGCGATTCTCGTCGAGGACGGTGTGGATGCCGGTCTCGTCTGGCACCACGGCAACCCGGTCGCGGAGGCGCGCGCCATCGAGGCCGGGGAGGCGGTGGTGGACCTGTCCAACCGCGACGTCCTGGAGATCACCGGGGCGGACCGGCTTGGCTGGTTGCACTCGCTCACCTCGCAGCACCTCGAATCCCTCGAACCAGGCAGCTCCGTCGAGGCGCTGGTGCTCTCGCCGAACGGGCACGTCGAACACGTCCTGGCCGGCGTGGACGATGGGACGCGGATGCTGGCCTGGACCGAACCGGGACGCGCCGCCGCGCTGGTGGATTTCCTGACCTCAATGCGTTTCACGATGCGGGTGGAGGTGCGTCCCCGCGACGACCTGCGCTTGGCCTGGGTCGGCAACGACGTGGAGATCCCCGGCGAGTGGATTCACCGCCCCGCGCTAGGGGGCCGCGAGGTGTTCCGTCCCGCGGATGCGCCACTGCCCGAGGGTAGGCCCGCCGGGACCTGGGCCTTCGACGCGCACCGGATTGCCTCGGGAACACCGAGGATCTTCGTCGACACCGACGCCCGCACCATTCCCAACGAGATCGGCCTGTTCGGCACCCATCTGGACAAGGGCTGCTACCGCGGCCAGGAGACGGTGGCGCGCGTCCACAACCTGGGTCGTCCGCCCCGTCGTCTGACGCTGCTGCACCTCGACGGCACCGCTGAGGCGCTGCCCGCCGTCGGGTCCGCGCTGGAGGTGGGCGGCAGGTCGGTGGGGTTTGTCGGCTCCTCCGCCCGCCATCATGAACTGGGACCGATCGCCTTGGCCCTGGTGAAACGGGCCACCCCCCTCGATGCCACCCTCACCGTCGACGGGATCGCCGCGGCCCAGGAAGTCCTCGTCGACCCGGAGGTGGGTCTGCACTTCCGCGCCACCCTGCGCTGA
- a CDS encoding LysR family transcriptional regulator has translation MDTNVLRWFQLVADGATVTEVSELEWTSQPGVSRALARLSEEVGAPLLRREGRVLRLTRAGATFKHHVDAMLHQLDDGLAEVAQLMDPESGVVTVAFPHSLGEWLVPGIAAGFLKKHPDVQLELSARHDETTPATGTGSEIDLELTTLRPHGRAHHWRGLLREPLRLLLPEGHPLAADTAPIPLARLGGECLITMRKTSQLWVVTDSLLSRHGIEPTAGLVADDLPTLYGYVAAGLGVALAPGRLRAGVRLQRLAEDDAFREIGLSWATGRRMLPSATLLRDHILGLAKSRRLPRPPEESNEG, from the coding sequence ATGGATACGAACGTTCTCCGCTGGTTTCAGCTCGTTGCCGACGGCGCCACCGTCACCGAGGTGAGCGAGCTGGAGTGGACCTCCCAGCCCGGGGTCTCGCGGGCCCTGGCCAGGCTCTCCGAGGAGGTGGGCGCCCCCCTGCTGCGGCGCGAGGGGCGCGTCCTGCGCCTCACCCGCGCCGGAGCGACGTTCAAGCACCACGTGGACGCGATGCTCCACCAGCTCGACGACGGCCTGGCCGAGGTTGCCCAGCTGATGGACCCGGAATCAGGAGTGGTCACCGTAGCCTTCCCACACTCGCTTGGGGAGTGGCTAGTGCCCGGGATCGCGGCTGGCTTCCTGAAGAAGCACCCCGACGTGCAGCTGGAGCTGAGCGCCAGGCATGACGAAACCACCCCGGCCACCGGGACCGGATCGGAGATCGACCTGGAACTGACCACGCTCAGGCCTCACGGACGAGCCCACCACTGGCGCGGACTGCTGCGCGAACCACTCCGCCTGTTGCTGCCCGAGGGACATCCACTCGCCGCCGACACCGCCCCCATCCCCCTCGCTCGGCTCGGCGGGGAATGCCTCATCACGATGCGCAAGACCTCACAACTGTGGGTCGTCACCGACTCCCTGCTGTCTCGTCACGGAATCGAACCCACGGCGGGACTCGTCGCCGACGACCTCCCCACGCTCTACGGCTACGTCGCGGCAGGGCTCGGGGTGGCGCTGGCCCCTGGTCGCCTCAGAGCCGGGGTGCGGCTACAGCGCCTCGCGGAGGACGATGCCTTCCGGGAGATAGGGCTGAGCTGGGCGACCGGTCGACGCATGCTGCCGTCGGCCACGCTGTTGAGGGACCACATCCTGGGACTGGCGAAGTCGCGGCGCCTGCCACGCCCCCCAGAAGAGAGTAATGAAGGGTAG
- a CDS encoding NADase-type glycan-binding domain-containing protein — MSKRLPDEYFRQTNSESSDVRATASGDGSSASMGSGERRPHWVSLRLVIVSCVAAALVGVIGTRLIMQPESENSLPSPSPSVTSNLDLTPYDGAVVSIAAARATGECSQDRQDRASALVDARAETAWRCPGGGVGEAVTFGFLPGTELVGVRIINGDTTDEAYRRGRKITAVRWTFSDGSWTVQPLDISQPGAQEVRFPPSVTDEVLMTVLSTTDPEGSETEANAVVVSRVEFLGRG, encoded by the coding sequence ATGTCAAAGCGCCTGCCCGACGAGTATTTCCGGCAGACCAACTCTGAATCCTCTGACGTGCGTGCCACCGCGTCGGGTGACGGGTCATCCGCTTCCATGGGCAGCGGGGAACGCAGGCCCCACTGGGTCTCGTTGCGCCTGGTGATCGTGAGCTGCGTCGCGGCGGCGCTGGTCGGGGTCATAGGGACGCGGCTGATCATGCAACCGGAAAGCGAGAATTCCTTACCGAGCCCCAGTCCGTCGGTCACCAGCAATCTCGACCTGACCCCGTATGACGGGGCCGTGGTTTCCATCGCTGCCGCCCGAGCCACCGGGGAGTGCTCACAGGACCGACAGGACCGGGCCTCTGCGCTGGTGGACGCCCGGGCCGAGACCGCCTGGCGCTGCCCCGGTGGTGGGGTCGGGGAGGCGGTCACCTTCGGTTTCCTGCCCGGAACGGAACTGGTCGGGGTGCGCATCATCAACGGGGACACCACCGATGAGGCCTACCGGAGGGGTCGCAAGATCACGGCGGTGCGCTGGACCTTTTCCGACGGCTCCTGGACCGTGCAGCCGCTCGACATCAGCCAACCGGGGGCCCAGGAAGTGCGATTCCCACCCAGCGTCACCGACGAGGTTCTCATGACGGTGTTGTCCACCACCGACCCCGAAGGTTCGGAAACTGAGGCCAACGCTGTCGTCGTCTCCCGCGTGGAGTTCCTGGGCCGCGGCTGA
- the ppk2 gene encoding polyphosphate kinase 2 translates to MNQNLREFIDMVRNEGYTVGDVHGEDQYLIDPLGDAVETWRDKYPYDTLLGRDRYEAEKRQLQIELLKFQYSAQDNGTKHIILFEGRDAAGKGGAIKRFTEHLNPRGARVVALTKPTEKERGQWYFQRYIEHLPTAGEIVLFDRSWYNRAGVERVMGFCTDEEYRIFMRQAPLFERMLIESGITVTKLWFSVTQREQRTRFAIRQLDPVRRWKLSPMDLESLDRWEDYTQAKTAMLKQTDTEIAPWYRIKSNDKKRARLNAMRLFLDLHDYDGKDPSMIKPTDPLIVQRGRKKWAKKNADGEIVQSDENED, encoded by the coding sequence ATGAATCAGAACCTGCGTGAATTCATCGACATGGTGCGCAACGAGGGCTACACCGTTGGTGATGTTCACGGCGAGGACCAGTACCTCATCGATCCGCTCGGTGATGCCGTCGAGACCTGGCGCGACAAATACCCCTACGACACCCTTCTCGGGCGCGACAGGTACGAGGCAGAGAAACGTCAGCTGCAGATCGAACTGTTGAAATTCCAGTACTCGGCTCAGGACAATGGCACCAAGCACATCATCTTGTTCGAGGGGCGTGACGCCGCAGGCAAGGGTGGGGCGATCAAACGTTTCACCGAGCACCTCAACCCTCGTGGAGCGCGGGTCGTTGCTTTGACGAAACCCACGGAGAAGGAACGTGGACAGTGGTACTTCCAGCGTTACATCGAACACCTCCCGACCGCCGGGGAGATCGTGCTGTTCGACCGTTCCTGGTACAACCGTGCCGGTGTGGAGCGGGTGATGGGTTTTTGCACCGACGAGGAGTACCGCATTTTCATGAGGCAGGCGCCGCTCTTTGAACGGATGCTCATCGAGTCGGGGATCACCGTGACGAAGCTGTGGTTCTCCGTCACTCAACGGGAGCAGCGCACCCGGTTCGCGATCCGGCAGCTCGATCCGGTGCGGCGGTGGAAGCTCTCACCCATGGATCTCGAATCCCTCGACCGCTGGGAGGACTACACCCAGGCGAAAACTGCCATGCTGAAACAGACCGACACCGAGATCGCACCGTGGTACCGGATCAAGTCCAACGACAAGAAACGTGCCCGTCTCAACGCCATGCGCCTGTTCCTCGACCTTCACGACTACGACGGCAAGGACCCGTCGATGATCAAACCCACCGATCCGCTGATCGTGCAGCGGGGTCGTAAGAAGTGGGCGAAGAAGAACGCCGACGGTGAGATAGTCCAGTCCGATGAGAACGAGGACTGA
- a CDS encoding SatD family protein translates to MKGFPECVALLGDVVRSRDSDRARVHEALLKAIAACNKAHPPLDPLRVTVGDEIQGVYATLGQAVAAMLMLRDELLGTAEVRCGLGGGDVQVIDAKRGIQDGSAWWKAREAIERAEALSRQPGNRTSRTALIDTRAVANPLTDPALRMVDAALASLNPGVRRSWVHLRAGKDNATAAKLEGITPSANSQRINDHGLRPLACLVETLVALP, encoded by the coding sequence ATGAAGGGTTTTCCTGAATGCGTGGCTCTCCTGGGAGACGTGGTGCGTTCCCGGGACTCCGACCGGGCGCGCGTTCACGAGGCCCTATTGAAAGCCATCGCCGCCTGCAACAAAGCCCATCCGCCCCTGGATCCGCTGCGCGTGACCGTCGGCGACGAGATCCAGGGCGTCTACGCCACCCTCGGGCAGGCCGTGGCGGCGATGTTGATGCTGCGCGACGAACTACTGGGAACCGCGGAGGTGCGCTGCGGCCTGGGCGGCGGGGACGTGCAGGTCATCGACGCGAAACGTGGCATCCAGGATGGGTCGGCCTGGTGGAAGGCCCGGGAGGCCATCGAACGCGCGGAGGCCTTGTCCCGGCAACCCGGGAACCGTACCTCCCGTACCGCGCTAATCGACACCCGCGCCGTCGCGAATCCCCTCACCGATCCCGCACTTCGCATGGTCGATGCCGCACTGGCCTCCCTCAACCCGGGGGTCCGACGAAGTTGGGTGCATCTTCGGGCAGGCAAGGACAACGCCACAGCTGCGAAACTCGAAGGGATCACCCCGTCGGCCAACTCCCAGCGCATCAACGACCACGGGCTGCGTCCCCTGGCTTGCCTGGTCGAGACCCTGGTCGCTCTTCCCTGA
- the dtd gene encoding D-aminoacyl-tRNA deacylase — translation MRAVITRVSSASVSVDGEVVGELPRPGLLVLAGVGRDDDAAAAKTLAAKIWGLRILRDELSASDVDAPILVVSQFTLFASTRKGRRPGWSKAAPGPVSEPIVEALASELEALGATVERGRFGADMQVTSVNDGPVTILIDTANWE, via the coding sequence ATGCGTGCTGTCATCACCCGGGTGTCCTCCGCCAGTGTTTCCGTTGACGGGGAGGTGGTGGGCGAGCTACCTCGCCCCGGTTTGCTGGTGCTGGCCGGCGTCGGTCGCGACGACGACGCCGCGGCGGCGAAGACCCTGGCCGCGAAGATCTGGGGGCTGCGGATCCTGCGCGACGAGCTCTCGGCCAGCGACGTCGACGCCCCGATTCTGGTGGTCAGCCAGTTCACGCTGTTCGCCAGCACCCGGAAGGGACGCCGTCCCGGCTGGTCGAAGGCCGCCCCGGGGCCGGTGTCTGAGCCGATCGTCGAGGCCCTCGCCAGCGAGCTGGAGGCTCTCGGCGCCACCGTCGAACGCGGTCGGTTCGGGGCCGACATGCAGGTGACCTCGGTCAATGACGGCCCGGTCACCATCCTCATCGACACCGCGAACTGGGAGTGA
- the tpx gene encoding thiol peroxidase, which translates to MTDITLNGTPVHTHGSLPTVGTKAPEFSLVGNDLSPVTLADFAGSRLILNIFPSVDTGVCAMSVRTFNERAAGLENTTVLCISRDLPFAQARFCGAEGIENVAVASDFRTTFGEDYGVTMISGPLEGLLARAVIVVDEKGTVVHSQLVPEITTEPNYEAAIAAL; encoded by the coding sequence ATGACTGATATCACCCTGAACGGCACCCCCGTTCACACCCACGGTTCGTTGCCCACCGTCGGCACCAAGGCCCCGGAGTTCTCGCTGGTGGGCAACGACCTGTCCCCCGTCACCCTCGCTGACTTCGCCGGCTCCCGGTTGATCCTCAACATCTTCCCCTCCGTCGACACGGGGGTCTGTGCCATGAGCGTGCGTACCTTCAACGAGCGTGCCGCGGGGCTGGAGAACACCACCGTGTTGTGCATCTCGCGTGATCTGCCTTTCGCGCAGGCACGTTTCTGTGGCGCCGAGGGCATCGAGAATGTGGCGGTCGCATCCGATTTCCGCACCACCTTCGGCGAGGACTACGGGGTAACCATGATCAGCGGTCCCCTCGAGGGGCTCCTGGCCCGTGCCGTCATCGTCGTCGACGAGAAGGGCACCGTGGTTCACAGCCAGTTGGTTCCTGAGATCACGACAGAACCCAATTACGAGGCGGCCATCGCCGCTCTCTGA
- a CDS encoding FABP family protein, which translates to MEGFQNIDIEVPEGLNPELVALGWLVGVWEGSGNGTDHEGNDFTFEQRIEFTHNGGAYLFYVSQVFGMGEDGKFDQPLGMETGFWRPKRDASLEVTLTNSDGWTEVLVGKIQVTRIDLLTDAVVRTEGAAVSHTSGQRLYGKVEGDLMYALDRSTADHDLRPHMWARLAKQ; encoded by the coding sequence GTGGAGGGTTTCCAGAACATCGACATCGAGGTGCCGGAGGGTCTCAATCCGGAGCTGGTGGCGCTCGGATGGCTCGTCGGCGTGTGGGAGGGCTCCGGCAACGGCACCGACCACGAGGGCAACGATTTCACCTTCGAGCAGCGCATCGAGTTCACCCATAACGGCGGTGCCTATCTGTTCTACGTCTCCCAGGTCTTCGGCATGGGTGAGGACGGGAAGTTCGATCAGCCGCTCGGCATGGAAACCGGTTTCTGGAGGCCGAAACGCGACGCATCCCTCGAGGTGACACTCACGAACTCCGACGGCTGGACCGAGGTGCTGGTCGGCAAGATCCAGGTGACTCGCATCGACCTGCTCACCGACGCCGTCGTGCGCACCGAGGGTGCCGCCGTCAGCCACACCTCCGGGCAGCGGCTCTACGGCAAGGTGGAGGGCGATCTGATGTACGCCCTCGACCGCTCCACCGCCGACCACGATCTGCGACCCCACATGTGGGCGCGCCTGGCGAAACAGTGA
- the fucP gene encoding L-fucose:H+ symporter permease: protein MAAPSTQQRPALVAKELRVPFLLLLLCFAAWGTAANLTDVLVGVFRSIFTMTILESSLVQFAYYGAYFLLAIPAAMINQRFGFKAGLLTGLGLAAIGGFLFLPAAKTLTYAMFLLALFTLAAGLSILETSANPLVIAMGDEATSTRRLNLAQAFNPIGANLGVLMGAVLILPHLTPETAKSIMSEEEALAAQEADLGLVLGPYLGIAVALVVIWLLIAFRRLPLPPQEAAPEGGSGRFGRLWGNKLYRYGVAAQFFNVAAQTCAWTYTIIYAQDVVGTSPEAAGWWLQGSLLLFLVARFVMVFVLGIVRPAVLLLIMALFGVGCCLTSILVLNIVGLIAVVCISAALSLMFPTIYGMALKGLGDDAKFGSAGLVMAILGGALIPMVQARVMDVAGSAVGFVVPAVCLAFVAAYAAYDMLRTRKEAS, encoded by the coding sequence ATGGCCGCCCCGTCAACCCAGCAACGCCCTGCGCTGGTAGCAAAGGAGTTGCGTGTTCCATTCCTGCTGCTTCTGCTGTGCTTCGCCGCCTGGGGCACGGCAGCCAACCTGACCGACGTGTTGGTGGGTGTGTTCCGGAGCATCTTCACCATGACCATCCTCGAGTCGTCGCTGGTGCAGTTCGCGTACTACGGCGCCTATTTCCTGCTGGCGATTCCGGCCGCGATGATCAACCAACGATTCGGCTTCAAGGCCGGCCTGCTGACCGGCCTCGGGCTGGCCGCGATCGGGGGGTTCCTGTTCCTCCCGGCGGCCAAGACCCTCACCTACGCCATGTTCCTGCTGGCGTTGTTCACCCTGGCGGCGGGGCTGTCCATCCTCGAGACCTCCGCGAACCCCTTGGTGATCGCGATGGGCGACGAGGCGACCTCCACCCGGAGACTCAACCTGGCACAGGCCTTCAACCCGATCGGCGCAAACCTCGGTGTGCTGATGGGCGCGGTGTTGATCCTGCCGCACCTGACTCCCGAGACCGCGAAGTCCATCATGAGCGAGGAGGAGGCCCTCGCCGCGCAGGAGGCCGACCTCGGTCTGGTGCTCGGCCCCTATCTCGGCATCGCGGTGGCGCTCGTGGTCATCTGGCTGCTGATCGCCTTCCGCCGACTTCCCCTGCCCCCGCAGGAAGCCGCCCCCGAGGGAGGCAGCGGGCGTTTCGGACGTCTGTGGGGCAACAAGCTGTACCGCTACGGCGTGGCCGCGCAGTTCTTCAACGTGGCCGCCCAGACCTGCGCTTGGACCTACACCATCATCTACGCGCAGGACGTGGTGGGCACATCCCCCGAGGCGGCCGGCTGGTGGCTGCAGGGCAGTCTGCTGCTGTTCCTGGTGGCCCGGTTCGTGATGGTCTTCGTGCTCGGCATCGTGCGGCCGGCGGTGCTGCTGCTCATCATGGCGCTCTTCGGGGTGGGGTGCTGCCTGACCTCGATTCTCGTGTTGAACATCGTCGGTTTGATCGCGGTGGTGTGTATCTCGGCGGCCCTGTCGCTGATGTTCCCCACCATCTACGGCATGGCCCTCAAGGGCCTCGGAGACGACGCGAAGTTCGGTTCCGCGGGCCTGGTGATGGCCATCCTCGGCGGCGCCCTGATCCCGATGGTCCAGGCCCGCGTGATGGACGTCGCCGGATCGGCTGTCGGCTTCGTCGTGCCAGCCGTGTGCCTGGCGTTCGTGGCCGCCTACGCCGCCTACGACATGCTCCGCACCCGGAAGGAGGCATCATGA